The following nucleotide sequence is from Malania oleifera isolate guangnan ecotype guangnan chromosome 4, ASM2987363v1, whole genome shotgun sequence.
AATGTGGATCAATTGAAAGTGCCAGGAAATTATTTGATTCCATGCCCATGAAGGACATTGTTTCATGGACTGCAATGATAGCGGGTTATGCTCAACATGATATGTTCTTAGAAACTTTGGCATTGTTTCATGAGATGCAGCTTGCAGAAATTAGGCCCGATGAGACCACTTTGGTGAGTGTGATCTCGGCATGCACCCGCTTGGCTGCTCTTGAGCAGGGCAAATGGATCCATGCTTATATTAGGAAAAATGGACTAAAATTTAACTTTATTCTTGGTACGACACTTATAGACATGTATATGAAATGTGGGTGTGTGGAAAATGCTTTGGAGCTCTTTTATGGGATGCAGGAAAAGGGGGTCTCTTCTTGGAATGCTCTGATTGTTGGGTTGTCTTTGAATGGGTTGGTTGAAAGTTCACTTGAGATGTTTACAGAGATGAAGAATAGTGGTGTAGCACCTAATGAGATAACTTTTGTGGGAGTTCTTGGGGCTTGTCGGCATATGGGCTTGGTAAATGAAGGGCGTCAACACTTCAATTCCATGATTCAAGATCACAAGATAGAACCCAATGTCAAACATTATGGTTGCATGGTTGATCTTCTAGGACGTGCTGGTCTGCTTAAAGAAGCAGAGGATCTTATTGATAGTATGCCAATGACACCAGATGTTGCTACATGGGGTGCCTTGCTTGGGGCTTGCAAGAAACATGGTAACAAAGAAATGGGTGAGAGGATAGGGAGGAAGCTTATTGAGCTTCAGCCTGACCATGATGGTTTCCATGTGCTGTTATCCAATATATATGCTTCGAAAGGTAATTGGGATCATGTTTTGGAAATTAGAGGGATAATGATGCAAAATGGAGTGGTGAAAACCCCGGGATGCAGTTTGATTGAAGCCAATGGGGGTGTTCATGAATTCCTAGCTGGAGATAAGACACACCCTCAAATGAAGGAAATAGATAAAATGTTACTTGAAATGGCCAAACGATTGAAGTTGGAAGGTTATGCTCCAGACACAACTGAGGTTTCTCTTGAGATTGATGAGGAAGAGAAGGAAACTACTCTTTTCAGACACAGCGAGAAGCTAGCTATAGCCTTCGGTCTCATCACTACTAGTCCCCCAACACCAATAAGAATAATGAAAAATTTGCGAATATGTAATGATTGTCATACAGCAGCTAAGCTCATCTCCAGAGCTTTTGATCGTGAAATTATGGTGAGGGATCGGCATCGCTTTCACCATTTCAAGCATGGTTCTTGTTCATGCTCAGATTATTGGTAGCAGATTATGATACAAAAACTGGTTCTTTTATACATTACTCGTGATGTTGGCTTGAAAACTGTGAAACTCATGCTGGTACGTCAGCATCACTTGCTACAGAGAAGAAACTGTTCTACTTTTTCTAAGAAGCAAGAACATTGGCTTCTGCCATCACTATCACTCCATCAACATTCACTAGTCAAAATAGAAAAAGCTTGTGAACATTTGCTGTCCCGTGGCAAACAAGTTTCTTCTTGAAACATTAGAGAGTGAAATTTTGCTTTGTTGGCAGCATGGTATCCGCTGTAGCGTCTTCTCTAATTGGATCTTATTGAAGAATAAATTTCAGAAAGCAGAATTTGATGTAGGAGCTGATTCTCTTTGTAGAATACTTTGTTGGTGGTGTTAAAAGTTGGGGACAAATATGCAGGCCCAAGTTCCACTGCTTTCCTGGATTTATGGTCCCTCAATCTCATGGTGAAGCTGTGAATAATTAATCTATATACTTTCCATTCTTGGTGCATGCCAAGAACAGGTGACTTTGACTTGATAATCTCCTTGTATTTTCATTTGATGGTCACTTCTCTAAAATCTATTTTATTGGCCTACTATATTACATCAAATAGCAGACACGTGCGTGCACATGGGGGCATATCCTTTGATGTGCATCCTATGATAAGGTTAAAAATCATTCTGAATTGGTTTGGAACTTTTGATAGCGAAATATAGGGCTGATAAGGAGGCATATGTGGTAATTTTAGAAATAGGGCTTTTTGGCTGTTGTAGTAGATTTAAATAGTGAATTCGACATTACCATAAATTCGAATACTAtagattaaataattttttgtCCTATAAGTTTTGTTTCTCATTGATTTTGAAAGGCTCTGTTAGCTTGGTAGTGTTGTTTTGTGCACTTAAAACTTTTTATGGTCACTAGCATAATTCAGAGCTAGTATTACCTAGAACATAGAACATTCTGGTTTGTGGAATGGGAAATAGATTGCAGTATGATATCTGTGCTAAAAGTTGGTATATTAGGGGATATACTTAATATGTTGGTTAAAAATGTGTAATGGCACTTGTATATTTTAGAGAGGATGTTGAGCTCTTTCTATATCTAGAAAAGATTTTCTTTTCTGAAAAAGATTAATAATGGCTGAAAATAGAATTATAATGTTATAATTCTCCATTTCTATTAACAAAATGTATGTTATGTGGAAAATAAAGGGCGTCCCCATGGCACAAGGCTCCCCGCTTTGCGAGGGTAGGGGAGGGCCGTCAAAGTGTGCACAGCCTTACCCCTGCTCTTATGTAGAGAGGTGatttccttggactcgaacccCGTAATCAACAAGTCACAGAGCAGCAACCTTACTGTTGATCCAAGGCCACCCTTATGTGGAAAATATGTaactaaaatttaaaactttGGATCACCAGGTTTAGCATTCTAGAACGAAAATGTATTATGTTTTGGCACACTTGCAACAATTCATAATTTGCTAGGGTTTTAGCGTTTTTTGGCAACTATAACTCACACTTGGCAGCAGATCCTAATTTAGAGTTTGTAATGACAGAAGACTTTATTTGACAGTTATCTGATAGGAGTGACATGTGTCATGAAAATATGTTTCATTTTTAGCTGTTTCTTGAAGTTACTATAGTGGACTGTTGGCTGGCACTTTCACCCCACCTATAAGCTTGAGCATCTTTACTTTACAGTTATCATTAACTACAGTATGCCCAAAACCTTGATTTTCTTGTATAGACTGCTAACGTATTTCTTATCTGGTACTCAAAAAATTTGTTAGTTTCTGTTCTCAGCCCCCACTGGCATCACCAGGAATCTCTCTGCAACTGAGTTCCATTCGCTCTTCAGATTGCTGGTGAATAATCTTCTTTTTACTCTTTCATATTAGTTTTAGTGTTTTGTAATAGTCAAAGCAGTCACTTAATTTTGTCATCTGATGATTAATTTATGGATGCCCTTTAGCATAAGAAATTCACTAATGATTAATGAATAAGATCTTTTCTCCTCTttctattcctttttttttttttcctcattcCTAAAATAATAAAAGATGTACATGCTACAGGTACTAGGCCTTCGAGAAAACTAGCCAACTAGGTCTCATTCTTGCCTTCGTTTGACATGATGCCTCCATCTTTGAAGTGAGAGCTGCATTGTTAGGAAAGAAAATCAGATAAGATCGCTGATTGAGCTTATTTTTGTTGATGCTCCTCTCCAGTTATCATTCATTTATCAACCCGGTCTAATAGAGGAACATAGCAATTGCAGATTATCAAAAAAGTTTGCGTGGCTTTTAATACGTTGACTGGAAGATGATAGAGATCATTTGCCTCCTGTTTTAAAGGAAGAACAGCATAGTCTCAAAGAAAATgaacacaaaaaaaatatatctagCTTATTTTTGTTGATGTTCTTCATTGACAAACAAGATGGGATTTGAGAGAGCCATATGATCTAGGGTTTTCTTTCTTTTCAGTTTTGTATAAGCAGCCTTTGTATCTGCAGTGGGGTTTTCTTGTTGCTCAAGGGTCTTTTGTGCACTAGAGACATGTTTATTTTCCTTTGTCTTGGTAGTCTTCTTCTTATGGAGAGGAAAAATGAAATAGTTCTGCCATTTGTTGCTGAGTTTGTTTTCTAGAAAAAATTCTTcacaaagaaaattttgaattaaaatgcGATCAAGTATGATTAGTTTTAGATTATTTATTAATGCCAAAATTTACATGTGGAAATCCATGTTCCCAAACGATTGATGGTCTTTAAATCATTGGTATTTCTAAAAGCACCTTTGAACCTCTTATTTTATAATATTACCTTGTAGACGCCTTTGAGACGTTAAAcctattttgtattttataaaaagtccatttttctctttctatttataTTTGTTAGTGCAACTTATTATTTTCGCATTGGATTAATTTTTATTGGATGGATAATTTcataaatatctaattcacctccaaagttaaaataagaaaaaatgcaCTTATTTTGTGTTTGGGATTTGAGTAAAATGtatcataaaattattttgaGTTCTATTaaaatccatacaaatccaaattcaaggctGAAGTTCATGCTCTCAAACTCAACGTTAAAGTGGTGTTAACTGGTATTTGGCAACATAGATTTTGAGATTTGGAATATTGCATAGATTTACTCATaagaaactcaatacaattttataacaCATTTTATCTAAATGcacacaaatttaaatcaaaTTCTCGAAATCAATACTCTTAAACACAAGATTATAGCCCTTGAAATATTTGCACTttcaaaaataatacaaaaactGTTGAGCTATATATTTAGTCATAAAAGACCCCGTCCTACGAAAAAAAAAATCGTTATAATGGATCAAAATGTATCCAAATGCAGTTAGGGGACATTTAGAATTGGAATGTTCCCATAGGACACTCCTATGAATCTCTGTCCTAAAAAGGAGATTTCTCATGAGAATCTTTTGCTTGATTCACTTAATACCTTTTCTAATTCTCAAGtcaataagagagagagagacagagaagagagagagagagagagagcactctAGCTTCCTTATAGTGTGAACTCCACCCTTCTTCTTTTAAGTGATACCTTGTTGGTAGTCCTTAACTACTCTAGAtctttcacatattttttttactatcatggaataattattattctttaaACATGAATAATCTTGAAAAAGGAAATTAGTTTTCTTGTTATTCCTTGGCCACGTAGACGAGTCCGGTTGAATGACGCTCAGCTACATGGATTTGAGAGTGTGACACTCGCTCGTTGTAATTGCCTGACCTACTCCTAAGAGGGGAATTCAAGGTCATAAGATCAACCCATGGCTAATCTAATGTACTCTCTTTCTAGGGTAGCCCCCCTTGGTCACGGAGTTGGCGTATGGTTTACCCAACCTATCCTTTCTTAAAGAGACATGTGGCTCATGCAACTTGCTCCACCTCTTGTGAAGGGGGCTTGGTTTGCATTGATGATGACCCTTTTTCTTAGCTAGTAGATCCCTATCTTATTTATGTAACGTAGGAAATCATTGATATATGTGTTGCAGGACTATTGATGCAATAAAAAATTGAAGTTTTGAGTTCAAGTGCAATTTGACCTTAGTTCCAGGTCCACTAATGCTTTACCAATTTGCTGATTGGATCGTAGTTAGTAACCCTAATCTTCCTTAAAAATCCTTGTGATGTGTGTAATGTAGGTTACTCTGCAAATGAGTCAAGGAGCTTGATTGTTTGAGATTCAACTTGACTTGACTAAAGCTCGTTTCATATTGATACATGGGTCGAGCTTAAGTATAGCTCCAAAGCTTGAGTTCGAGTTCAAACTCGACTAAATTgaagtttgttttaaattaataaatgaataGAGTCAataaattagtaaaaaaaaaattgatggctaataaagataatttgaggaatatatatatatatatcaaaatttaGAAATCAAATATTTAACGAGCCTAATATTGAGTTAGTTTACAAACTTAATATTGACTAATTCATAATCTAGTAGCGAGTTAATAAACAAGTAGGCTTGTGAATTGGTTCAGTTAGTTGGTAAATGAACTAGCTCACGAGTCAATTCATAAGCCTAACAAGCTGGGTTTGACTTGACTTAAGCTTGACTTGTTTCTTTAACGAGCTTGAAATTTGAAGTTTTTTTctcaatttatcttttttttaaatatattaaataatatcatttttggaaaaataatttccAGAATGACtatgacgtaatctcgctacttggtccagcgagatttaaacaGCAAAGGAAATTCATGTGTTGATGCGTGACggccaaatctcgctactccatcTAGAGATTTGCATggagttttttcctgttttataattagaaataaataaaatataaaataatactctgaacaggaaattttttcccaaaataatgctcacgtaatctcgcagcatgaagctgcgagatttaaactgatggtcAATGAGGAGGGGACGCGTGGCAGAGTGCAGAcgaaatctcgcagcttcatgttGCGAGATTTAAGCAGGCAGCGTGCGTGGAGGcgaaatctcgcagcttcatgctacgagatttgaattaaattttatttttgaaattgtaaatatataaatttaaacaaaaaatttacataaaagaaattattgtTTATGAATAAGTATTTTGTaataaaaatttggataaaatccaaaaaaatatttcaaaatatgattctaaccCCAGAATTTACAAAAAAGACTACAAAATTTcgtataattaaattttattgacgaaatgaatattttgttagttaaAGTCGGTCTGCATGTGGAATAATAAAATTTGtctttaataaaatgatattttaaaactcgTGGATTAGAGACCGAAAAAAAATTTCGAATTGAATGCTTTGATGCTTTAAGtatgacaaaaaaaaatttagaagaaataaattttcaataagttataaaaatgcctaataattataatgctgcaaaatgtttattggatgtaatatttaaaattaacaattaaacattttgcaagacaaagttaaatttattatttaaattttaattttaatttgtaaaaagggaattaacaatttaaaattttaaatttattatttaaatttaaactttacaagACAAAGTTAAACATTTTGAAAGATAATAGCAGCATCAATACCTCTTCGTAcgttttaatttttttgtttttactctTTTTATTATAGTTTGACTATCCGCATACTAAACCAAATATTTTGACCCATCCTTTTGGTGTTTGAAAGTAGGATTTGGGTCAAATTGGATTATTGTTAGAATGCTTTTTTGTCTTAGTCACCCATTCATATTTAATTAGAGAATGTAGAGAAAACCAT
It contains:
- the LOC131152946 gene encoding pentatricopeptide repeat-containing protein At3g62890-like; protein product: MSLAKLKHSSAVKSSLNLKSTPKTTINLSILETHLHQCRNINQFNQILSQMIFTGFIKDTYAASRVIKFSTESPFIHLRYSRKVFDDHIENLNGFSWNTMMRGYLQRDDHQTVVFLYKLMLENNVVPDNYTYPILVQASALRLLEFEGKEIHNHVLKMGFGSDIYVLNTLINMYAVCGNVRDARKLFDESPVVDSVSWNSILAGYVQKGDVEEAKLVFDQMPERNIIASNSMIVLFGRTGRVNEASQLFNDMPVKDMISWSALISCYEQNETYEEALATFVNMRTNEIVVDEVVLVSLLSVCANLSVVNMGKQIHALVVKIGIESYVNLQNALIHMYSSCGEIMAAQKLFNASYHLDQISWNSMISAYLKCGSIESARKLFDSMPMKDIVSWTAMIAGYAQHDMFLETLALFHEMQLAEIRPDETTLVSVISACTRLAALEQGKWIHAYIRKNGLKFNFILGTTLIDMYMKCGCVENALELFYGMQEKGVSSWNALIVGLSLNGLVESSLEMFTEMKNSGVAPNEITFVGVLGACRHMGLVNEGRQHFNSMIQDHKIEPNVKHYGCMVDLLGRAGLLKEAEDLIDSMPMTPDVATWGALLGACKKHGNKEMGERIGRKLIELQPDHDGFHVLLSNIYASKGNWDHVLEIRGIMMQNGVVKTPGCSLIEANGGVHEFLAGDKTHPQMKEIDKMLLEMAKRLKLEGYAPDTTEVSLEIDEEEKETTLFRHSEKLAIAFGLITTSPPTPIRIMKNLRICNDCHTAAKLISRAFDREIMVRDRHRFHHFKHGSCSCSDYW